The stretch of DNA AATGTTATAACGATACTTGATAAAAACCATATTGAAAGCATTAAACTAGTATAACCTGGTTGATTAATTCCTCCTAACAGAAATTTAATGAATACTATAACACCTATTAATAATGAAAAAATTGACATCCCCAATCCTAACGATACAATTAATCGTAATGGTTTATCGGAAAAAGAAAGAATAGAATCTACTGCTAAATTTACTAATCTTACAAAGCTATAAGAAGTGGTTCCTTCAAATCTCTCCCCATGAATGACTTCTAATTCTCCAACTTTGAATCCTATCCAACGAATCATCAAAGGAAACATTTTTTTATAATCATTTAGATTAAGAATAGCATTTATAGTATCTTTGCTATAAATACCAAAATTAGCAATAGTTGAATCTTGTTTTGTATTTGTCATATAAGAAAAAACGCTATAAAAAACTTTTGATGACATTCTCTTAAAAAAACCGTGTTTTCTTTCTTTTCTTTTTGCTAAAACAATATCATATTTCTCCTTTATAGCTTTTCTATACAGTCTTTTAATTTCTTGAGGATTATCTTGTAAATCACAATCCATTACAACTATCCATTCTCCTGTAGCATATGATAATCCTGCTATAATTGTAGGGTGTTGTCCAAAATTACGACTTAATTTAATTCCTTTTACTTTAGACTCTTTATTAGTTATTTCTTTAATTTTTTCCCAAGATTTATCAGGACTCCCGTCTTCTGGTAAAATTATTTCATAATCATCCGTGATTTCTGAAACAGCTTCATTTATTCTTGAAACTAATTCTTCTAAAATACTTTCTGCTTTATAAACTGGACTGACAATTGATATTTTCATCTATTTATTTTTTTATCCAATAATGATATATGTATGTGTCCTCAAAAGATGTAAATAAATTCTTCTCATATAACTTGCATGCAGGAATATTATCTCTCTGTGTTGCTACTGTTAGTTCAAGTATTTTATTCGTGTATAAATATTTTTGAACCCTTTTTATTAAAGAAGAAGCTATTCCTTTATTTCGTGCTTCATCTTTTACTGCTATCAAATCAATAATTCCTTTATCTTTATTTACAGTAAAAGCTATAAACCCTAGAATAATATTCTTTTCTTTCCATACATATATTTTCTTATTTTCACTTCCTTTAAAATAATGATTCAACCACACACTATACATTTCTTCAAATTTATATCGAAGATTAAAATCTAATTTAAACCTTGAAAATTCACCACTTTTATAAACCAAAGTAATCAAATCATTAGAAATATTTTTCTCTTCAACAATATATTTATCTTCTAGTTCTACTTTTAATAAATTATTAATTCTATAAATTCTTTTTACATCAATTACATCTATATTAAATTTTTCTTTTATAAATTTTCTATTTTGCTCTTGTTTATCTGACTCATCAAAAATATAAATTAAATCCCAATCCTCTTCAATATTAAAACTACTATAAAATAGTGATTTAAGAACTTTTTTCTTTCCTATATTAATTTTGAAGAAATTACTATCCCAATCTAATCTTTCAATCATTATTTTTATTTTTTACAACTTAATTTAAATAAAATTCTCTCTATAATTGACAAACTTTATTTTTCTTTTACACTTAAAATATTTTAACAATTTTACATTATAAAAAACTTTACTTTAATATTCAATAAAAATCGCACAACTATATTCATTTTAAATTCTATATACAAAGTTAAATATACTATCATCCATTTTATAATATCTAACACTTTTTATATATTAATACACCATTAGTAAAGTTGTCTTTTCAAAATAATCATAAAAAAGAAATAAAACAATCCTGATAAAACATGAGCAATATATATATAATTTATATATTTTGCTTTTACTGTTTTATCAATTATAAACCTTCTCAAACTTTCAGATAAAGATACCAAAAACAGCAAATATGTTGTAATAACTATTTGCCAATAAAAATTACCATGAGTACTTCTTGGTCCTCCTTCTGAAATCAATATAAATATTAAGAAAGCAAATACATTTAATAAAATAGTATACAGATATAATTTTTTATTCTTTATTTTTCCCCCATAAAAAAAACATAAAATCCAAGGAAAGAGTAGTGAAAAAAATATTGATACGGGAAAATAATAACTAGAGTATTTCATTAAATTCCAAAAATCAAATAAACCTATTTTCAAATATGAGTCTTCATTATTAAGTGACCCTATTTGATATATATATATTAATATAGTTTGCAATAACAAAACCATTGCCCCTATGATCATAGGAATGAAATAACTAATATTTTTGAATATATTTTTTCTAAATTCTAATAAAATAAATAATCCTGTTGCTGGTAAATAACAAAGGAAAAAAGAAGGTTTTATTAATAAACTTATTATTATTAATAATGACAATATTAAAATAGATTTAATAGATTTATCTTTATTTATAATAATCAAATATTGTTTCCAAAATATAATAATTGCTATAGGAGTTAAAAATATTATAGTAGAATTATGATACACATTAGGAGTAAACCTACTTAAATAATAAGATCCTCTTAAAAGATTTATATCATGTAAAGAAAATACAAATAATAATGACATAGCCATCAGTATATAATACAAATCATTTTTAATAATATCCTTCAATAATTCTTTCAAAATATATTTTGATAAAATATATTTAAATACCCACGAAATACTCAATAATAAAACTCCATTAATAATTATTAAATGATATTTATTTGAAAAAGCTGAGAGTAAATTTATTAAAAAATAAAATAAAAAATTTGGAGGATATTTTATTTCATTTAAATTGATAGCATATATAGAATCAATATGAGTTCTAACATCAGAACCAATTCTATAATAAAAAAAACTATAAAATATGAAAAATAGAAGAAAAACAAATATACTTTCTATATAAATAGAATATTTCTTAAAATTATTTAAATTCATTATCATTTTAATTTATAAATAGTAATTATTTTATTTTCAAAAACTTTGCTCAAATGTACATTATCTTCTTCGATACTATTTAAGTTTGGATTACTTTTCTTATTATTCACAAGAAATTTAATATTATTTTTAAGCATAATAGATTCTATATTCAATCTATTAAAAATCGAATCATTTT from Flavobacteriaceae bacterium UJ101 encodes:
- a CDS encoding dolichyl-phosphate beta-D-mannosyltransferase (Involved in O antigen modification. Catalyzes the transfer of the glucose residue from UDP-glucose to a lipid carrier (By similarity); Belongs to the glycosyltransferase 2 family. GtrB subfamily.; KEGG: vcx:VAA049_3442 dolichol-phosphate mannosyltransferase) — encoded protein: MKISIVSPVYKAESILEELVSRINEAVSEITDDYEIILPEDGSPDKSWEKIKEITNKESKVKGIKLSRNFGQHPTIIAGLSYATGEWIVVMDCDLQDNPQEIKRLYRKAIKEKYDIVLAKRKERKHGFFKRMSSKVFYSVFSYMTNTKQDSTIANFGIYSKDTINAILNLNDYKKMFPLMIRWIGFKVGELEVIHGERFEGTTSYSFVRLVNLAVDSILSFSDKPLRLIVSLGLGMSIFSLLIGVIVFIKFLLGGINQPGYTSLMLSIWFLSSIVITLLGVIGIYIGRLFEESKGRPVFIVKEKINF
- the rffC|wecD gene encoding dTDP-4-amino-4,6-dideoxy-D-galactose acyltransferase (Contains 1 N-acetyltransferase domain.; KEGG: pprc:PFLCHA0_c21920 dTDP-4-amino-4,6-dideoxy-D-galactose acyltransferase), with the translated sequence MIERLDWDSNFFKINIGKKKVLKSLFYSSFNIEEDWDLIYIFDESDKQEQNRKFIKEKFNIDVIDVKRIYRINNLLKVELEDKYIVEEKNISNDLITLVYKSGEFSRFKLDFNLRYKFEEMYSVWLNHYFKGSENKKIYVWKEKNIILGFIAFTVNKDKGIIDLIAVKDEARNKGIASSLIKRVQKYLYTNKILELTVATQRDNIPACKLYEKNLFTSFEDTYIYHYWIKK